Within the Oceanimonas doudoroffii genome, the region GACAATGGCCACAAAGCCGCAATAGGTTTGCTGTTGTTCTGTCATAACAAGGTATCCAGTGCCTGCTCCGCCGCCGCCTGCTCCGCCTTGCGACGGCTGGTACCCACACCCACCACCGGCTCGACCAGGCCGTCCACGATGCAGTGCACGGTAAATTTCTGATTGTGGGCTTCGCCGATAACGTTGACCACTTCATAGCTGGGCAGCGGCTTGCGCTTGCCCTGCAGCAGTTCCTGCAGCCGGGTCTTGGGATCCTTCTGCTCCACGCCGGGCTGAATATCGTTGAGCCGGCCGTCGTACCAGCTCAGCAGCAGCTGGGTAATACGCTCGATGCCGCTGTCGAGATAAATGGCACCGATCAGGGCCTCTACCGCGTCGGCCAGGATCGACTCTCGACGGTAGCCGCCGCTTTTCAACTCACCGGGGCCCAGGATCAGGTATTCGCCCAACTCGAAGTCCCGGGCCAGCTCGGCCAGGGTTTTTTCCCGCACCAGGGTGGCTCGCATGCGTGACATGTCGCCTTCGTTGACCTTGGGAAAACGGTGAAACAGGGCGTCGGCGATCACCATGCTGAGAATGGAATCACCAAGAAACTCCAGCCGCTCGTTGTGGCGGGAGCCGGCGCTGCGGTGGGTCAGCGCCCGCACCAGCAGTGCCTCATCGTTAAAGGTATGACCCAGTTTTTTTTGCAGGTTATTCAGTTTTTTCATTAGTGAATTGCGCCTATTCGGCTAAAACGCACATTGCTGGGCACCCAGGAAGGCAGCCAACTGTCGGCGTTGCGTTCAAACTCAAAGCTTATCCAGATGGCGACGGCCTTGCCCACCAGGTTGCCCTCGGGCACAAAGCCCCAGAAGCGGCTGTCGGTGCTGTTGTCCCGGTTGTCTCCCAGCACGAAGTAGTGCCCTTCGGGCACCACCCACTCGTTGAGGGCGGTATCGGGCTGACGGTGGTACATTGAGATCCGATCCGGCAGCAGCGGATTTTGCAGAATGTCATGACCGCGCTCGGTCAGGGCCTCGCTGAAGCGAGCCAGGGGAATGCCCATCTGAGTGAACTCACCGCTTTGCTCGAACTTGAGCGGCACCGGCTCGTAGTCGCCACAGTCGCCGGCCTCGCAGGCGGGGCGAATGTAGAGCTGCTTGTCCCGGTAGACGATATGATCGCCAGGCAGGCCCACCACCCGCTTGATATAGTCGATGCGCGGGTTTTCCGGGTATTTGAACACCGCGATATCACCCCGCTCCGGCTGGCCGGTGGGGATCAGGGTGGTGTTGGTCACCGGCTCCTTCAGCCCGTAGGAGAACTTCTCCACCAGAATAAAATCGCCCACCAGCAGGGTTGGCATCATGGAACCGGAAGGGATCTGAAACGGCTCATAGATAAAGGAACGCAGCACCAGTACCGCCGCGATCACCGGAAAAATGGACCTGGCCTGCTCAATCCAGCCCGGGACGGCGGCGGCCTTTGCCAGCGCTGCCGCGTCCACCTTGTTGCCGTGGCTGGCTTGCGCCTCTGCCAGGCGGCGCCCCCGTTGGGGCGCCCAGATCCACTTGTCACAGGCCCAGATAATACCGGTGACCAGTGTCACCAGCACCAGGATCAGCGCGAAGGTACTTGCCATGGTTACTTGTCCTTACCTACATGGAGGATGGCGAGGAAGGCATCCTGAGGAATGTCGACCCGACCCAGGGACTTCATGCGTTTCTTGCCTTCCTTCTGCTTGGCCAGCAGCTTTTTCTTACGGCTCACATCGCCGCCGTAACACTTGGCGGTCACGTCCTTGCGCAGGGCCTTGACCGTGCTGCGGGCGATGATCTGGTTGCCGATGGCCGCCTGAATGGCGATGTCGAACATCTGCCGCGGGATCAGCTCACGCATTTTTTCCACCAGCTGGCGGCCCCGGAACTGGGCATTTTCCTTGTGGGTAATGATCGCCAGGGCATCCACCCGATCGCCATTGATCATGATGTCGAGGCGGACCATGTCGGCGGCCTCAAAGCGCTTGAAGCCGTAGTCCAGCGAGGCATAGCCCCGGCTGGTGGACTTGAGCCGGTCAAAGAAGTCGAGCACCACTTCCGCCATGGGAATGTCGTAGGTCAGCGCCACCTGGTTGCCGTGGTAAACCATATTGGTCTGCACGCCACGCTTTTCGATGCACAGGGTGATGACGTTGCCCAGGTATTCCTGGGGCACCAGAATGTGGCACTCGGCGATGGGCTCGTGAATTTCCTCGATGTTGTTCACCGCCGGCAGCTGGGACGGGCTGTCAATATAGATGACACTGCCGTCGGTCTTGACCACTTCGTACACCACAGTGGGTGCCGTGGTGATCAGATCCAGATCGTATTCCCGTTCCAGGCGCTCCTGAATGATCTCCATGTGCAGCATGCCGAGGAAGCCACAGCGGAAACCAAAGCCAAGGGCGTTGGAAGTTTCCGGTTCGTAAAACAGCGAGGCATCGTTCAGCGCCAGCTTGTCGAGGGCGTCACGGAAGGCCTCGTAGTCGTCGCTGGAGATGGGGAACAGGCCCGCATACACCTGGGGCTTGACCTTCTGGAAGCCGGGCAGCGCCTTCTCGGCACCATGTTTGGCATGGGTCAGGGTATCCCCCACGGGCGCGCCGTGAATGTCCTTGATGCCGCACACCACCCAGCCCACTTCGCCGCAGTTAAGGCCGTCGGTGTCCTTCTGCTTGGGGGTAAAGATGCCGATGCGATCCACACCCCAGACCTGACCGGTGCTCATCACCTTGATCTTGTCGTTCTTCTTCAGGCTGCCGTGCTTGATGCGTACCAGCGACACCACGCCCAGGTAGGAGTCAAACCAGGAGTCGATGATCAGTGCCTGCAGCGGCCCTTCCGGCTCACCCACGGGCGACGGAATCTTCTGCACTATGGTTTCCAGCACCTGATCCACGCCCAGGCCGGTCTTGGCGGAGCAACGCACCGCATCGATGGCGTCGATGCCGACGATGTCTTCGATCTCTTCCGCCACCCGCTCCGGCTCGGCCTGGGGCAGATCGATCTTGTTCAGCACCGGCACCACTTCCAGGTTCATGTCGAGGGCGGTGTAACAGTTGGCCAGAGTCTGTGCCTCAACCCCCTGACCGGCATCCACCACCAGCAGCGCCCCTTCGCAGGCGGCCAGCGAGCGGGATACCTCGTAGGAGAAATCCACGTGCCCGGGCGTGTCGATGAAGTTGAGCTGGTACTGGTTGCCGTCCTGCGCCTGGTAGTTCAGGGTCACACTCTGAGCCTTAATGGTAATGCCGCGCTCGCGCTCCAGATCCATGGAGTCGAGTACCTGCTGCTGCATTTCCCTGTCGGTCAGGCCACCGCATACCTGGATCAGGCGATCGGACAGGGTCGATTTGCCGTGGTCGATGTGAGCGATGACGGAGAAATTACGAATATGCTTCATGATGCGATAAGGCGTCCGTAGTCAATGGCGACAATAAAGGCGAGATTCTACCGGATTCACGGCACAGTGACCAATCCTTAGTCTGTGCCGGCCTGCACTAATCTTCTGCGCGAACCACGTCGATCAGGGGTCCCAGGATCACCGGCTGATCGAACCGGCCACGCCGCCGGGCCCACCTGGCGGCCAGACCAAAGCCCAGGCCGCCACCGGCCAGTGCCCCCAGAATGCTGCCGACTTCCGGCAGGCCGGCCCAGGCCGCCAGCGAGCCCCCCGCCAGCAGGCACAACAACGGCAGCAAATACACCAGCAGGGCGCCGCCAATCAGGCTGTGCTCGGGAATGCCAATGCGTACCTGCTGACCGGGCCGCAACGCCAGTTCGGTGGCGATCGCAAAGTCATGGCTGCGGGCCGGCAATGCCTTTGACACCAGGCCGGTGCCACAGCTGCTGCTTTGCCGGCACTGGCCACAGGCCGACTTGCTGAAACAGCTGACCTCGACCCGGCCGGCATGCACCGCGGTCACGGTGGCGATTTCCTCAATCATGGCGCGGCGGCTCCCTGCTCGCCCGCGGCCACCGACTCGGCAATGCGGCGGGCGGTATCGGCGGGCACATCCCCCACCACGGTCACTTCCATTCTGGCGGGGCTGGTCAGGCTGACCAGGTGAGTGGCGCCCTGGCGCACCAGTTGCTGGCGGGGCTCGCCGCCTGCCGCTTCGGTCACATAGACGGAGACATCAACCACGCCGTTTGACGCCATCAGGTAGTCCACCGCCTGCTCGGTCAGCGGCAAACGGTGCTGATTGCGGGAGCGAATGTCAAAGCCCGGCGGCAACCAGGTCACTCGCCAGGCCGAGTCGGACTCGGCTTCGGGCTGGCGCTCGCCCACCGACATGGCCGGTGGCAGCCGGGCGCCACTGAGTTCGCGCAGCAACGCCGAAGGCTCTTCGCTCACCTGCAGCGCCACGCCCATCACCTGCTCCATCAGGCCGGACTGCTGATCCAGGGTGTCCAGACGCAGCAACAGACCGGTATCCTGATCCAGCCACAATACGTAGCCATAGCAATGCTCGTCTTTGGGCACCAGTCGCACCACCTCGGCAACGCGCCCAAGCACGCGGCTGCGGCCGGCCACAACGGCATCGTAGCGGGCCAACAACTGGTCGAGGGAGGCATGCTGCAATCGGCTGAACAGGCCAGGCAACCGGGACTGACGCAGGGTATAGCCCCCCGGCCCCAGATCGAAATAACTGGTCTGATCATTGCGCTGAACAAATTCCCGGGGGCGACCATTGAGGTGAACAAGGTGAGTAAGGGGCTGCCCATCCAGTTGACCCCGGGTCAGCCGCTTGGGCTCGGGTTCCCCCTGCCCGGCCTCCACCAGGGTCAGCTCGAAGTTGAGCTGGTGATAGGCCTGCTGCATTTTCTGCAACAGGGCCCGGGTATCGCCGGTTTCGTCAGCACTGGCGGCCGGTGCCGGCCAGACCGCCACCAGCAGCAGGGCCAGGGTGGCCCGCAATACGTTGGTACTCAACAAACAGCAACCTCAGTTCTGGCGCAGCCGTTGCTGCAGCTCGTGATCCATCAGCAGGGCATGAATGCGCC harbors:
- the lepB gene encoding signal peptidase I, whose translation is MASTFALILVLVTLVTGIIWACDKWIWAPQRGRRLAEAQASHGNKVDAAALAKAAAVPGWIEQARSIFPVIAAVLVLRSFIYEPFQIPSGSMMPTLLVGDFILVEKFSYGLKEPVTNTTLIPTGQPERGDIAVFKYPENPRIDYIKRVVGLPGDHIVYRDKQLYIRPACEAGDCGDYEPVPLKFEQSGEFTQMGIPLARFSEALTERGHDILQNPLLPDRISMYHRQPDTALNEWVVPEGHYFVLGDNRDNSTDSRFWGFVPEGNLVGKAVAIWISFEFERNADSWLPSWVPSNVRFSRIGAIH
- a CDS encoding SoxR reducing system RseC family protein, producing the protein MIEEIATVTAVHAGRVEVSCFSKSACGQCRQSSSCGTGLVSKALPARSHDFAIATELALRPGQQVRIGIPEHSLIGGALLVYLLPLLCLLAGGSLAAWAGLPEVGSILGALAGGGLGFGLAARWARRRGRFDQPVILGPLIDVVRAED
- the rnc gene encoding ribonuclease III translates to MKKLNNLQKKLGHTFNDEALLVRALTHRSAGSRHNERLEFLGDSILSMVIADALFHRFPKVNEGDMSRMRATLVREKTLAELARDFELGEYLILGPGELKSGGYRRESILADAVEALIGAIYLDSGIERITQLLLSWYDGRLNDIQPGVEQKDPKTRLQELLQGKRKPLPSYEVVNVIGEAHNQKFTVHCIVDGLVEPVVGVGTSRRKAEQAAAEQALDTLL
- a CDS encoding MucB/RseB C-terminal domain-containing protein, whose protein sequence is MLSTNVLRATLALLLVAVWPAPAASADETGDTRALLQKMQQAYHQLNFELTLVEAGQGEPEPKRLTRGQLDGQPLTHLVHLNGRPREFVQRNDQTSYFDLGPGGYTLRQSRLPGLFSRLQHASLDQLLARYDAVVAGRSRVLGRVAEVVRLVPKDEHCYGYVLWLDQDTGLLLRLDTLDQQSGLMEQVMGVALQVSEEPSALLRELSGARLPPAMSVGERQPEAESDSAWRVTWLPPGFDIRSRNQHRLPLTEQAVDYLMASNGVVDVSVYVTEAAGGEPRQQLVRQGATHLVSLTSPARMEVTVVGDVPADTARRIAESVAAGEQGAAAP
- the lepA gene encoding translation elongation factor 4, with the translated sequence MKHIRNFSVIAHIDHGKSTLSDRLIQVCGGLTDREMQQQVLDSMDLERERGITIKAQSVTLNYQAQDGNQYQLNFIDTPGHVDFSYEVSRSLAACEGALLVVDAGQGVEAQTLANCYTALDMNLEVVPVLNKIDLPQAEPERVAEEIEDIVGIDAIDAVRCSAKTGLGVDQVLETIVQKIPSPVGEPEGPLQALIIDSWFDSYLGVVSLVRIKHGSLKKNDKIKVMSTGQVWGVDRIGIFTPKQKDTDGLNCGEVGWVVCGIKDIHGAPVGDTLTHAKHGAEKALPGFQKVKPQVYAGLFPISSDDYEAFRDALDKLALNDASLFYEPETSNALGFGFRCGFLGMLHMEIIQERLEREYDLDLITTAPTVVYEVVKTDGSVIYIDSPSQLPAVNNIEEIHEPIAECHILVPQEYLGNVITLCIEKRGVQTNMVYHGNQVALTYDIPMAEVVLDFFDRLKSTSRGYASLDYGFKRFEAADMVRLDIMINGDRVDALAIITHKENAQFRGRQLVEKMRELIPRQMFDIAIQAAIGNQIIARSTVKALRKDVTAKCYGGDVSRKKKLLAKQKEGKKRMKSLGRVDIPQDAFLAILHVGKDK